From Verrucomicrobiota bacterium, one genomic window encodes:
- a CDS encoding RES family NAD+ phosphorylase, giving the protein MLEAWRIVKERHAATAFSGEGAAKVGGRWNSRGVPVVYASGTQSLAALEILVHLNPPMRFKYVAFRLAFDQVSVEQIALKNLPADWQIEPPSPSTKALGDAWVRQARSAVLALPSVIISGEPNYLLNPAHPDFKTIAISKPERFAFDPRLLT; this is encoded by the coding sequence ATGTTGGAAGCCTGGCGCATCGTGAAGGAAAGGCACGCCGCAACCGCGTTTTCCGGTGAAGGCGCCGCCAAGGTCGGTGGGCGTTGGAATTCGCGGGGCGTGCCGGTCGTTTACGCGAGCGGCACCCAATCGCTCGCGGCGCTGGAAATCCTGGTGCATCTAAACCCGCCAATGCGTTTCAAGTATGTCGCCTTTCGCCTGGCGTTCGACCAGGTCAGCGTCGAACAAATCGCCCTCAAAAACCTGCCGGCAGATTGGCAGATCGAGCCACCCTCGCCATCCACCAAGGCGCTCGGCGATGCGTGGGTGCGACAGGCGCGTTCGGCGGTGCTGGCGTTGCCGAGCGTCATCATTTCGGGAGAACCCAACTACCTGCTGAACCCGGCGCATCCGGACTTCAAAACAATCGCCATCAGCAAGCCGGAACGGTTTGCGTTTGATCCACGGCTGCTCACCTGA
- a CDS encoding FG-GAP-like repeat-containing protein: MRIRVLFAIGMGLWTSLQPGFAQGTAFTYNGRLTDNSAAASGSYDLRFTLYGAVTNGSPLGVLTNTATSVSAGVFLVQLDFGGVFTGANYWLELAVRTNGSGAFTPLNPRQPITPTPYAIYAPTAGYAPNAGYATNAGVAATANAVAATHITGTLAPLQLPSSVVQTGGGAYSLYGTFTGNGATLTNLNSGSLTGNLTVGVTLLETARINRSAGSVTVAGDYAYVSSEAGFGSDVGIYNISQLANPIQVGVITNFSAGYLGDDYQWGSHAVALAGTNAYVADVVDGLRIYDISNPANPQLMAKTNFSASYNRGGVIYHSQPVGVAVAGNFAYVACSFDGVRIVNIANPTNPVPVGHVAMGPDYTIQGLADYSVNVAVYGRYLFVAKLLDGVSIYDVANPTNAVYVAGIQSSGVAHSVTVAPFDSGVFLYVANGVNGVNIFDVTDLSEPGPTFEADYYVGTANYHEGNPNMYGGAIDAAVVGKNLYVANSGDGIRLYDISYPAVPSRIGAFSPEVPGSYAAGIAVVGTNVFLANHDSFRIFRNVGVAVRAPKYVGDGSLLTSLDASQITTGTLSLTRFPTNVLLNGNTNVNLTGNFAGNGSALTGLDASQLASGTVPLARLPGSLITNSATGVTLSGSFTGAFTGNGAGLTNLSFASFNGDLLPLTFWSLALTNPAGDFATISNICGGPMSVQLADFNNDGRLDVAVMGFYGRLVVLTNNGAGGFMISSAPGAGYLVNSLAVADVNGDGALDLINASSYNSTLTLMTNDGLGGFTAASTPAVGETTYVVAADVNGDGKADLINVGFYSSTVTILTNGGSGNFTLSSTNQVGNGHFNVVAADVNGDGKVDLITPNYYDSTVTVLTNNGNGEFVAAGTYPAGIGGARFVAAGDFNRDGRVDLAVANDTTGTLTTLTNNGSGGFVAVASYPVGAGPAAVAISDLNRDGWPDLICANYESNSVTILTNNGSGGFATAATFPAGAGPVFVAAGDLNGDGTPDILAANFSDSTLALINNPPFFPSRFRGQFTGDGGSLSNLNANAISSGGLTVNLQVLVPGGGTNTLCFTNGILRAIQ, from the coding sequence ATGAGAATACGCGTGCTATTTGCCATAGGAATGGGGTTATGGACGAGCCTTCAGCCTGGTTTCGCCCAGGGCACCGCCTTCACCTACAACGGCCGGCTGACTGATAACAGTGCCGCCGCCAGCGGCAGTTATGACCTGCGGTTTACCCTGTACGGCGCCGTCACCAACGGCAGCCCCCTCGGGGTACTCACCAACACGGCCACCAGCGTCAGCGCGGGCGTGTTCCTGGTCCAGTTGGACTTTGGCGGCGTGTTCACCGGCGCGAATTACTGGCTGGAACTGGCCGTGCGCACCAATGGCAGCGGGGCGTTCACCCCCTTGAATCCGCGTCAGCCAATAACCCCGACGCCGTATGCCATTTACGCCCCAACTGCCGGATACGCTCCGAATGCGGGTTACGCCACGAATGCCGGCGTGGCGGCAACTGCCAATGCGGTCGCGGCCACCCACATCACGGGCACACTGGCGCCGCTGCAACTGCCATCTTCCGTGGTCCAGACCGGCGGAGGGGCGTACAGCCTCTATGGAACCTTTACCGGCAATGGCGCCACTTTGACCAACCTGAACTCGGGAAGCCTGACCGGTAATCTGACCGTGGGCGTGACGTTGCTGGAAACCGCCCGCATTAACCGGAGCGCCGGTTCGGTTACGGTGGCGGGAGATTACGCGTATGTTTCAAGCGAGGCTGGCTTTGGTTCGGACGTCGGCATCTACAACATTTCTCAATTGGCGAACCCGATCCAGGTGGGCGTGATCACGAATTTTAGCGCGGGGTATCTTGGCGACGACTATCAATGGGGCAGCCATGCGGTCGCCTTGGCGGGAACCAACGCCTACGTGGCGGATGTCGTGGATGGTTTGCGGATCTACGATATTTCCAATCCGGCCAATCCCCAGCTCATGGCCAAGACCAACTTCTCCGCTTCATACAATCGGGGCGGCGTCATCTATCACTCGCAACCGGTCGGGGTGGCAGTCGCGGGGAATTTCGCGTATGTCGCTTGTTCCTTTGATGGGGTGCGCATTGTCAACATCGCCAATCCCACCAATCCCGTTCCGGTCGGGCATGTCGCCATGGGGCCGGACTATACGATACAGGGGCTAGCGGACTACTCCGTGAACGTCGCGGTGTATGGTCGTTACCTGTTCGTTGCCAAGCTGCTGGACGGGGTCAGCATCTACGACGTGGCCAACCCGACGAACGCGGTTTATGTGGCGGGCATCCAGAGCTCCGGTGTGGCCCATTCGGTAACGGTGGCACCGTTTGATAGCGGCGTTTTTCTTTACGTCGCCAACGGCGTTAATGGAGTGAACATTTTCGATGTCACCGATTTGAGCGAGCCGGGGCCGACCTTCGAGGCCGACTACTACGTCGGCACCGCCAATTATCACGAGGGCAATCCGAACATGTACGGCGGGGCCATCGACGCGGCCGTCGTGGGCAAGAATCTGTATGTGGCTAATTCCGGGGACGGCATCCGGCTCTACGACATCTCATATCCAGCGGTGCCAAGCCGCATCGGCGCTTTCTCGCCCGAGGTTCCCGGCAGTTATGCGGCCGGCATCGCCGTGGTGGGCACCAATGTGTTTCTGGCGAACCACGACAGCTTTCGGATCTTTCGCAATGTGGGGGTGGCCGTCCGCGCGCCGAAGTATGTGGGCGATGGAAGCCTCCTGACCAGTCTGGACGCCTCGCAAATAACGACCGGAACCCTCAGCCTGACCCGCTTTCCAACCAACGTGCTGCTCAACGGCAACACCAACGTGAACCTGACCGGCAATTTCGCCGGCAATGGCAGCGCGCTCACGGGCCTCGACGCGTCGCAGTTGGCCAGCGGCACGGTCCCCCTGGCACGACTTCCGGGGAGTCTGATAACCAACAGCGCCACCGGCGTCACTTTGTCCGGCAGTTTCACCGGCGCCTTCACCGGCAATGGCGCCGGTTTGACGAACTTATCCTTCGCGAGTTTTAACGGCGACCTCCTGCCGCTGACGTTCTGGAGCCTGGCGCTCACCAATCCCGCGGGGGACTTTGCCACGATCAGCAACATCTGTGGGGGACCAATGTCGGTGCAACTCGCCGACTTCAACAACGATGGCCGGCTCGACGTCGCGGTGATGGGCTTTTACGGACGCCTGGTGGTCCTGACAAACAATGGGGCCGGTGGTTTCATGATCTCCTCGGCCCCGGGCGCGGGCTATCTGGTAAATTCCCTGGCCGTGGCGGATGTCAATGGCGATGGCGCGCTCGATCTCATTAACGCGTCGAGTTACAACAGCACGCTGACGCTAATGACCAATGACGGGCTCGGCGGCTTTACCGCTGCCTCCACGCCGGCGGTGGGGGAGACCACCTACGTCGTGGCGGCCGATGTTAATGGCGATGGAAAAGCGGATCTGATTAACGTCGGTTTCTACAGCAGCACCGTAACAATCCTGACCAATGGGGGCAGCGGGAATTTTACTCTGTCCTCCACGAACCAGGTCGGCAACGGGCATTTCAATGTGGTGGCGGCTGACGTGAACGGGGATGGTAAAGTGGATTTGATCACGCCGAATTATTACGATTCCACGGTTACGGTGCTGACGAACAACGGCAACGGCGAGTTTGTGGCGGCGGGCACGTATCCGGCAGGCATCGGCGGCGCCCGGTTTGTGGCGGCCGGCGATTTCAACCGCGACGGCCGCGTGGATTTGGCAGTGGCCAACGACACGACCGGCACCCTTACCACCCTCACTAACAATGGCAGCGGCGGGTTTGTGGCCGTGGCGAGCTACCCCGTCGGTGCGGGGCCGGCGGCGGTGGCGATCAGTGACTTGAACCGGGATGGCTGGCCCGATCTTATTTGCGCCAACTACGAGAGCAACAGTGTAACCATCCTGACCAACAATGGCAGCGGCGGGTTTGCAACCGCCGCCACTTTTCCGGCCGGCGCCGGCCCGGTTTTTGTGGCGGCCGGCGATTTGAATGGCGACGGCACCCCAGACATTCTCGCCGCTAACTTCAGTGACAGCACGTTAGCGTTGATTAACAACCCGCCATTCTTCCCCAGCCGTTTTCGCGGGCAGTTTACCGGCGACGGCGGCAGCCTGTCCAACCTGAACGCCAATGCGATTTCGTCGGGCGGGCTCACCGTCAACCTCCAAGTGCTTGTCCCCGGAGGCGGCACCAACACCTTATGTTTCACCAATGGCATCCTGCGGGCAATCCAATGA